One region of Synechococcus elongatus PCC 11801 genomic DNA includes:
- a CDS encoding thiazole synthase, which produces MVAPPDTTADVLTIAGRSFRSRLMTGTGKYRTFEQMRASIAASGCEIVTVAVRRVQTNAPGHEGLAEALDWQKIWMLPNTAGCATAEEAVRVARLGREMAKLLGQEDNNFVKLEVIPDSRYLLPDPIGTLQAAEQLVKEGFAVLPYINADPLLAKRLEEVGCATVMPLGSPIGSGQGIRNEANIRIIIENAKVPVVVDAGIGTASEAAQAMELGADALLINTAIAQAADPTRMAKAMAMATTAGRLAFQAGRIPMRSEAIASSPQTGLVGQSPATV; this is translated from the coding sequence ATGGTCGCGCCCCCCGACACCACCGCCGATGTTTTGACGATCGCCGGCCGGTCTTTTCGATCGCGCCTGATGACGGGGACGGGCAAATACCGCACCTTTGAACAGATGCGTGCCAGCATTGCGGCCAGCGGCTGCGAGATTGTTACTGTTGCAGTGCGGCGGGTTCAAACCAATGCTCCTGGTCATGAAGGCTTAGCCGAGGCTTTGGACTGGCAGAAGATTTGGATGCTGCCCAACACCGCCGGTTGTGCCACCGCGGAAGAAGCAGTTCGGGTAGCGCGCTTGGGTCGTGAAATGGCCAAATTGCTGGGACAAGAAGACAACAACTTCGTCAAACTCGAAGTCATTCCTGACAGCCGCTATCTACTACCTGATCCAATTGGGACGCTGCAAGCTGCTGAGCAATTGGTTAAAGAAGGCTTTGCAGTCTTGCCCTACATCAATGCCGATCCGCTCTTGGCGAAACGCCTTGAGGAAGTAGGGTGCGCCACGGTGATGCCCCTCGGCTCTCCGATTGGTTCCGGTCAAGGCATTCGCAACGAGGCGAACATCCGCATCATCATCGAAAATGCCAAGGTGCCGGTGGTAGTCGATGCGGGTATTGGGACAGCCAGCGAAGCAGCGCAAGCCATGGAACTGGGGGCCGACGCCCTGCTGATCAACACCGCGATCGCGCAAGCTGCTGATCCTACACGGATGGCGAAGGCCATGGCCATGGCAACAACGGCGGGGCGCCTCGCGTTTCAGGCAGGCCGCATTCCTATGCGATCGGAGGCGATCGCCAGCTCTCCCCAAACGGGTTTAGTGGGGCAGTCGCCAGCGACGGTTTAA
- the psb34 gene encoding photosystem II assembly protein Psb34 produces the protein MPYTTEEGGRLNNFAKEPKMYQAEASPDQGKKWLWTAGAAILLIVGLLVIAVSASH, from the coding sequence ATGCCCTACACCACAGAAGAAGGCGGCCGGCTGAATAACTTCGCCAAAGAGCCCAAGATGTACCAGGCAGAAGCCAGCCCTGATCAGGGCAAAAAATGGCTCTGGACGGCGGGTGCAGCCATCCTCCTGATCGTTGGCCTCCTTGTGATTGCAGTGTCGGCCTCGCACTAG
- a CDS encoding NAD-dependent epimerase/dehydratase family protein has protein sequence MKILVLGGDGFCGWPCALNLAAAGHTVTIVDNLVRRKTDVELGVQSLTPIATIERRLQAWQETGGQPIGFVNLDLAADYDRLCALLLETQPDAIVHFAEQRAAPYSMKSAWHKRFTVNNNVNATHNLLCACVDVGLKAHIVHLGTMGVYGYGSHRGATIPEGYLEVEVIQRDGQRFEEKILHPVDPGSVYHMTKTLDQLLFYYYNKNDNIQVTDLHQGIVWGTNTDHCNLHPDLTNRFDYDGDYGTVLNRFLMQAAIGYPLTVHGVGGQTRAFIHIRDSVRCVQLAIENPPAANEKVRIFNQMTETYQVKDLAEKVAALTGAEIAYLPNPRKEAPENDLIVDNRCLLDLGLNPTTLDDGLMSEVVEVAQKFADRCDRAKIPCVSAWTRNQAETLQAPETALR, from the coding sequence GTGAAGATTCTTGTATTGGGTGGCGATGGTTTCTGCGGGTGGCCCTGCGCTCTCAATCTGGCTGCTGCAGGCCATACCGTCACCATTGTGGACAACCTCGTTCGCCGCAAGACGGATGTGGAATTGGGGGTGCAGTCCCTCACGCCGATCGCCACAATCGAACGCCGGTTGCAAGCCTGGCAAGAGACGGGTGGGCAACCCATTGGCTTCGTTAATCTCGATCTGGCTGCCGACTACGATCGCCTCTGCGCGTTGCTGTTAGAGACCCAGCCCGATGCGATCGTTCACTTCGCAGAACAGCGTGCTGCTCCCTACTCGATGAAGAGTGCTTGGCACAAGCGCTTCACGGTTAATAACAACGTCAATGCCACCCACAACCTGCTCTGTGCCTGCGTGGATGTCGGCTTGAAAGCCCACATTGTCCACTTGGGCACCATGGGCGTTTATGGCTATGGCAGCCATCGCGGGGCCACGATTCCTGAAGGCTATCTGGAAGTTGAAGTGATTCAACGGGATGGCCAACGCTTTGAGGAGAAAATTCTTCACCCCGTTGATCCGGGCAGTGTCTATCACATGACCAAGACGCTGGATCAGTTGTTGTTCTACTACTACAACAAGAACGACAACATCCAAGTCACTGACCTTCACCAAGGCATCGTTTGGGGTACCAACACGGATCACTGCAACCTCCATCCTGATCTGACCAACCGGTTTGACTACGACGGTGACTACGGCACGGTTTTGAACCGGTTCTTGATGCAGGCGGCGATCGGTTATCCCTTGACTGTGCACGGGGTTGGCGGTCAGACCCGCGCCTTTATCCATATTCGCGACTCAGTGCGCTGCGTTCAGCTGGCGATCGAAAATCCACCCGCCGCCAATGAAAAGGTCCGTATCTTCAACCAGATGACGGAAACCTATCAAGTCAAAGACTTGGCAGAGAAAGTAGCAGCGCTGACTGGGGCTGAGATTGCTTACCTCCCGAATCCTCGCAAGGAAGCGCCGGAAAACGACCTGATTGTTGATAACCGCTGTCTGCTAGATCTCGGCCTCAATCCGACCACGTTGGACGATGGCCTGATGAGTGAGGTCGTAGAAGTCGCTCAAAAGTTTGCCGATCGCTGCGATCGCGCCAAAATCCCCTGCGTTTCGGCTTGGACCCGCAATCAAGCGGAAACACTCCAGGCTCCTGAAACCGCCCTGCGCTAA
- a CDS encoding glycosyltransferase produces the protein MRIALFTETFLPKVDGIVTRLRHTVDHLQRLGHTVMVFCPDGGIREHKGARVYGVQGFPLPLYPELKLAFPLPKVGKALERFRPDLIHVVNPAVLGLGGIYYAKALNVPLLASYHTHLPKYLEHYGLGVLEGVLWELLKLAHNQAAINLCTSTAMVQELTEHGIEHCQLWQRGVDTETFRPDLASAAMRDRLSGGNPEAPLLLYVGRLSAEKQIDRLRPILDANPEACLALVGDGPYRAELEQLFAGTKTRFIGYLHGEQLGAAYASADAFVFPSRTETLGLVLLEAMAAGCPVVAANSGGIPDIVSDGANGFLFDPEDEQGAIAAVQRLLANPMERETLRMAARQEAERWSWSAATQQLQDYYCEVVAGGCLPLAA, from the coding sequence ATGCGCATTGCTCTCTTTACCGAGACGTTTCTGCCGAAGGTGGATGGCATTGTCACGCGTCTGCGACACACGGTCGACCACCTGCAGCGTCTCGGTCACACCGTCATGGTCTTCTGTCCAGATGGAGGCATCCGGGAGCACAAGGGAGCCCGCGTCTATGGTGTTCAGGGGTTTCCGCTACCGCTCTATCCAGAGCTGAAGCTGGCCTTCCCATTGCCCAAAGTCGGCAAAGCCTTGGAGCGGTTTCGTCCAGATCTGATCCATGTGGTCAATCCGGCAGTGCTAGGACTGGGTGGTATCTACTACGCTAAGGCGCTGAATGTGCCGCTGTTGGCCTCTTACCACACACACCTGCCGAAGTATCTGGAGCACTACGGTTTGGGCGTCTTGGAAGGGGTGCTTTGGGAGTTGCTCAAACTCGCTCATAACCAAGCGGCGATCAACCTTTGTACCTCCACGGCAATGGTGCAAGAACTGACCGAGCACGGCATCGAACACTGCCAGCTCTGGCAGCGAGGGGTTGATACCGAAACGTTCCGACCAGACTTAGCTTCCGCTGCGATGCGCGATCGCCTCAGTGGGGGCAACCCAGAGGCACCGCTGTTGCTCTACGTTGGTCGTCTCTCAGCAGAAAAGCAAATCGATCGCCTGCGGCCAATTTTGGACGCCAATCCAGAAGCTTGCTTGGCCTTGGTGGGCGATGGCCCTTATCGCGCTGAACTGGAGCAATTATTTGCGGGTACCAAAACCCGTTTCATAGGCTATTTGCATGGCGAGCAACTCGGAGCGGCCTATGCATCTGCGGATGCCTTTGTCTTCCCCTCGCGGACTGAAACCCTCGGCCTCGTCTTGCTAGAAGCGATGGCAGCGGGCTGTCCAGTAGTCGCGGCCAATTCCGGCGGGATTCCTGACATCGTCAGCGATGGCGCCAATGGTTTCCTGTTTGATCCAGAGGATGAACAAGGGGCGATCGCTGCAGTTCAGCGGTTGTTGGCCAATCCCATGGAACGCGAAACGCTACGAATGGCAGCTCGCCAAGAGGCTGAGCGTTGGAGTTGGAGTGCTGCTACTCAACAACTCCAAGACTATTACTGCGAAGTCGTGGCGGGTGGTTGCTTGCCCTTAGCCGCCTGA
- the mrdA gene encoding penicillin-binding protein 2 gives MANPPFSNRDSGRSVGRSYQSLWLLLGITTIFFGALGGRLAYMQIQQGERNRELANENRIHLLPRLPERGRILDREGRVLASSRHVYSLYVWPLAIKDERWPDTRKRLAKLLNLPESTLQARIDRQKENAAYRVRLAQNLSQPQVIAFEENRRDFIGVEIDYDSVRYYPNGSVAAHVLGYTGEISDEELKRREGQGYRPGDVIGQAGLEAAFEKQLRGEWGGQQVEVDALGNVVRILGDKKARAGQDVKITLDLDLQKAAEAAIGDTMGAIVAIDPRDGSILAMVSRPTYDPNVFATEISQAEWDRLQQLEFPFVNRALQAFPPASTFKIVTTAAALESGKYSPDTVLQTFPFLRVGGIQFWDWNNAGFGPLSFVGAMRYSSDTFFYQVAQRIGGEAIATMCRRFGMGERTGVELASEESRGLVPDNEWKVKNLDEEWTVGDSINMSIGQGFLLQTPLQVAVMFAIPANNGFRVKPHFLKDDRDSKEWREDLKLKPSTMKVIQDGLVSVVTEGTGKALNVPSLPPNAGKTGTAEDPPRRSHTWYGGYAPVDKPEIVVVSFNENSGGGGGSLAAPKVRQVFEAYFRKKALRAQAAKGKQPPATTSQ, from the coding sequence ATGGCGAATCCCCCCTTTAGCAATCGCGACTCAGGCCGCAGTGTTGGCCGTTCCTACCAGTCGCTTTGGCTTTTGCTGGGAATTACCACGATCTTCTTTGGGGCGTTGGGTGGCCGACTCGCCTACATGCAAATTCAGCAAGGCGAGCGAAATCGCGAACTCGCGAACGAAAATCGCATCCATTTGCTGCCACGCTTACCTGAACGAGGGCGCATCCTCGATCGGGAAGGGCGCGTTTTAGCCAGTAGTCGCCATGTCTACTCGCTCTACGTCTGGCCGCTGGCAATTAAAGACGAGCGCTGGCCCGACACCCGCAAGCGGCTCGCCAAGCTGCTCAATCTGCCGGAAAGCACCCTCCAAGCCCGTATCGATCGCCAGAAAGAGAATGCTGCCTATCGCGTGCGACTGGCGCAGAACCTCAGTCAACCCCAAGTCATTGCCTTTGAAGAAAATCGGCGGGACTTCATTGGTGTCGAAATTGACTACGACAGCGTGCGCTACTACCCCAATGGCTCTGTGGCTGCACACGTTTTGGGGTACACCGGCGAGATTTCTGACGAGGAGCTGAAGCGGCGGGAAGGCCAGGGCTATCGACCCGGCGATGTGATTGGTCAAGCTGGGCTAGAAGCTGCTTTTGAGAAACAGCTGCGCGGAGAATGGGGCGGTCAGCAAGTAGAAGTCGACGCTCTCGGCAACGTGGTTCGCATCCTCGGTGATAAAAAAGCGAGGGCAGGCCAAGACGTCAAAATCACCCTCGATCTCGATCTGCAAAAAGCTGCAGAGGCCGCGATCGGTGACACCATGGGCGCGATCGTGGCGATCGATCCTCGGGATGGCAGCATCTTGGCCATGGTCAGCCGCCCCACCTACGATCCCAACGTCTTTGCCACCGAAATCAGCCAAGCCGAATGGGATCGGCTGCAACAGCTAGAGTTTCCCTTCGTCAACCGCGCACTCCAAGCCTTCCCACCCGCCAGCACCTTCAAAATCGTGACGACGGCAGCAGCCTTGGAATCCGGCAAGTACTCGCCTGACACCGTGCTGCAGACCTTTCCCTTCTTGCGGGTCGGTGGCATTCAGTTTTGGGACTGGAATAACGCTGGGTTTGGCCCTCTTAGTTTTGTCGGGGCAATGCGCTACAGCAGCGACACCTTTTTCTACCAAGTAGCGCAACGAATTGGGGGTGAAGCGATCGCCACCATGTGTCGCCGTTTTGGTATGGGTGAACGCACGGGGGTGGAGCTCGCCAGCGAAGAAAGTCGTGGCCTTGTGCCCGACAACGAGTGGAAAGTCAAAAACCTTGATGAAGAGTGGACAGTGGGCGACTCGATCAACATGTCGATTGGTCAGGGCTTCCTTTTGCAGACCCCCCTGCAAGTCGCAGTGATGTTTGCGATTCCGGCCAACAACGGCTTTCGCGTCAAACCGCACTTCCTCAAGGACGATCGCGATAGCAAAGAATGGCGCGAAGACCTCAAACTCAAGCCTTCAACCATGAAGGTGATTCAAGATGGATTGGTCTCAGTTGTGACTGAGGGCACCGGCAAGGCCCTGAATGTACCTAGCCTGCCACCCAATGCCGGCAAAACGGGTACAGCAGAAGATCCCCCGCGGCGATCGCACACTTGGTACGGCGGCTATGCCCCAGTCGACAAGCCCGAGATTGTTGTCGTGTCTTTCAATGAGAACTCCGGCGGCGGCGGCGGCAGCCTTGCTGCCCCAAAAGTTCGCCAGGTGTTTGAGGCCTACTTCCGTAAGAAAGCCCTTCGTGCTCAGGCGGCTAAGGGCAAGCAACCACCCGCCACGACTTCGCAGTAA
- a CDS encoding YheT family hydrolase, which translates to MPLLTDRFDCPRLLRQGWRMTIAASLMSDRQLPEPQPIYQGQCLLGADDVPLWTERAIPPNPRGTLIATYGITGSLTNQGFLQRWATTAYQSGLAVLLFDWRAHGRSLEFSPVLTSDGLREGDDFLALAAQARQLGLPEPYIFGGYSLGGQLALWGAWRGLQEGCPPAAVLSLCPNLDAERSLPWLRSTRLGRWIEQRICRELRHLAIEIADRHPGSLAPAAIAKVTTIQSFDDYLVAPRLGFRDSTDYYRASSPLPFLADLQVPGLVLYAADDPFFHPAIAPELDAIALSNPVLDFEITRHGGHVGYWQGRDRWWAIDRFQGWLEDSGTLNQR; encoded by the coding sequence ATGCCGCTCCTTACTGATCGCTTTGACTGTCCTCGTCTGTTGCGCCAAGGCTGGCGAATGACGATCGCAGCTTCCTTGATGAGCGATCGCCAACTACCGGAGCCGCAACCGATCTATCAAGGGCAGTGCCTGCTGGGTGCGGATGACGTACCGCTGTGGACAGAACGCGCGATTCCACCCAATCCACGTGGCACATTGATTGCGACCTACGGCATCACAGGATCACTAACAAATCAAGGTTTTCTGCAACGCTGGGCAACGACTGCTTATCAATCCGGCCTCGCCGTTTTACTGTTCGACTGGCGCGCCCACGGGCGATCGCTGGAATTTTCGCCCGTTCTGACCAGTGATGGACTACGGGAAGGTGATGATTTTCTGGCGCTAGCCGCTCAAGCTCGGCAGTTGGGATTGCCAGAACCCTACATTTTCGGCGGCTACTCCTTGGGTGGGCAGCTCGCACTTTGGGGGGCTTGGCGCGGGCTGCAGGAAGGTTGTCCTCCAGCAGCGGTGCTGTCGCTCTGTCCCAATCTGGATGCGGAGCGATCGCTGCCATGGTTACGCAGTACAAGACTCGGTCGCTGGATCGAGCAACGCATCTGTCGTGAGCTGCGGCATCTAGCTATCGAAATTGCCGATCGCCATCCAGGCAGCCTCGCTCCTGCCGCGATCGCCAAAGTCACCACCATTCAAAGCTTTGATGACTATCTTGTTGCACCCCGCCTCGGTTTTCGAGATAGCACCGACTATTACCGCGCCAGCAGTCCTCTGCCCTTTCTCGCCGATCTTCAAGTCCCCGGATTAGTCCTTTACGCTGCAGACGATCCGTTCTTTCATCCCGCGATCGCTCCCGAGCTCGACGCGATCGCACTGAGCAATCCTGTGTTGGACTTTGAAATCACGCGCCACGGCGGCCATGTGGGCTATTGGCAAGGCCGCGATCGCTGGTGGGCGATCGATCGATTCCAAGGCTGGTTGGAAGACTCCGGGACTTTGAACCAACGCTGA
- the bchI gene encoding magnesium chelatase ATPase subunit I — protein MTATLPTAPRRTVFPFTAIVGQEEMKLALLLNVIDPKLGGVMIMGDRGTGKSTTIRALADLLPEIEVVAEDPYNSHPSDPELMSNEVRDRIARGETPAIGRAKVQMVDLPLGATEDRVCGTIDIEKALSEGVKAFEPGLLAKANRGILYVDEVNLLDDHLVDVLLDSAASGWNTVEREGVSIRHPARFVLVGSGNPEEGELRPQLLDRFGMSVEVRTVKDPELRVQVVEQRSTFDQNPQSFLDRYATEQDSLQARIVAAQTLLPNVELDYDLRVKISEVCSELDIDGLRGDIVTNRAAKALTAFEGRSEVTLEDIQRIVAPCLRHRLRKDPLESVDSGAKVAKVFCRVFGLPEPTDTSAFSLVS, from the coding sequence GTGACTGCGACTCTTCCGACTGCGCCCCGCCGCACTGTTTTCCCCTTCACGGCGATCGTCGGCCAGGAGGAGATGAAGTTAGCCCTGTTGCTGAATGTGATCGACCCCAAATTGGGCGGGGTAATGATCATGGGCGATCGCGGCACCGGCAAATCGACGACGATTCGCGCCTTGGCTGATCTGCTGCCTGAAATTGAAGTGGTGGCAGAGGATCCCTACAACAGCCATCCCAGCGATCCAGAGCTGATGAGTAATGAAGTCCGCGATCGCATTGCCCGCGGCGAAACTCCGGCGATCGGCCGCGCCAAAGTACAAATGGTTGACCTGCCCTTGGGGGCGACGGAAGATCGCGTCTGCGGCACGATCGACATTGAAAAAGCGCTGTCAGAAGGCGTCAAAGCGTTTGAACCAGGACTGTTGGCTAAAGCCAATCGCGGCATTCTCTATGTCGACGAAGTTAACCTGCTCGACGACCACTTAGTTGACGTGCTGTTGGACTCGGCGGCTTCCGGTTGGAACACGGTTGAGCGCGAGGGCGTGTCGATTCGCCACCCTGCTCGTTTTGTCCTTGTTGGCTCCGGTAACCCCGAGGAAGGCGAACTGCGACCCCAGCTGCTCGATCGCTTTGGCATGAGCGTCGAAGTTCGTACTGTCAAAGATCCCGAACTGCGGGTACAGGTGGTCGAACAGCGATCGACCTTCGACCAAAATCCTCAATCTTTCCTCGATCGCTACGCGACAGAGCAAGACAGCTTGCAAGCGCGAATCGTTGCAGCGCAAACGCTGTTGCCCAACGTTGAGTTGGACTACGACCTCCGCGTCAAAATTTCCGAGGTCTGTTCCGAGTTGGATATCGATGGTCTGCGCGGCGACATCGTTACCAACCGTGCGGCCAAAGCCCTGACCGCCTTTGAAGGGCGATCGGAAGTCACCCTCGAAGACATTCAGCGGATTGTGGCGCCCTGCCTGCGGCACCGCCTCCGCAAGGATCCGCTGGAGTCGGTGGACTCAGGTGCGAAAGTTGCGAAAGTATTCTGCCGCGTCTTTGGTCTGCCAGAACCGACTGATACCAGCGCGTTCTCGCTGGTTAGCTAG
- the rpiA gene encoding ribose-5-phosphate isomerase RpiA — translation MDPVTRMKHEVAKAAASRVQSGMVVGLGSGSTAALMIQYLGDRVRSGELTNIQAVPTSFQSSVLANEYGIPLTTLNEVDRIDIAIDGADEVDPQRNLIKGGGACHTREKLVDARAEQFIVVVDSSKLVEALGTTFLLPVEVLPEAYIQVGKALEKLGGQPTLRMAVKKAGPVVTDQGNLVLDVKFDRIDNPAELEKAINNIPGVLENGLFVGLTDLVLVGEVDGDRVSVREF, via the coding sequence ATGGATCCAGTCACCCGCATGAAGCATGAAGTCGCGAAAGCAGCCGCGAGTCGGGTGCAATCCGGCATGGTGGTCGGGTTGGGATCAGGCTCTACAGCAGCGCTAATGATTCAGTACTTGGGCGATCGCGTCCGTAGTGGCGAGCTGACCAACATTCAAGCGGTGCCGACTTCTTTCCAGTCCTCAGTCTTGGCGAATGAGTATGGCATTCCCCTGACGACGCTGAACGAAGTCGATCGCATTGATATTGCGATCGATGGTGCCGATGAAGTCGATCCGCAGCGCAACTTGATCAAAGGCGGCGGTGCTTGCCACACCCGTGAAAAGTTGGTGGATGCCCGCGCAGAACAATTCATTGTTGTCGTCGATAGCAGCAAGCTGGTGGAAGCACTGGGCACGACCTTCCTGTTACCAGTGGAAGTGCTGCCAGAAGCCTATATTCAAGTCGGCAAAGCACTGGAAAAATTAGGTGGGCAACCGACGCTCCGTATGGCCGTTAAAAAAGCTGGCCCAGTCGTGACCGACCAAGGCAATCTGGTCTTGGATGTGAAATTTGATCGCATTGACAATCCCGCCGAACTAGAGAAAGCCATCAACAACATTCCGGGCGTGTTGGAAAACGGTTTGTTTGTCGGTCTCACCGATCTGGTTCTAGTCGGTGAAGTGGATGGCGATCGCGTCTCGGTGCGCGAGTTCTAA
- a CDS encoding HhoA/HhoB/HtrA family serine endopeptidase: MRHHRRSGQRRFSVRTVLSHTLAISLGVLVTLGGLQARPSLAQAAPVEVAQANPTADTPPSSGTNSFVAAAVRQIGPAVVRIDTERTVTRRAAPMFDDPFFREFFGSDFFGNVNPPARQEVQRGQGSGFIVDGNGLIMTNAHVVANADQVRVTMRDGREFTGRVRGADSVTDLALVEVDTKGERLPTARIGNSSSVEVGDWAIAIGNPLGLDNTVTLGIVSSLGRRSSAVGIPDKRLDFIQTDAAINPGNSGGPLVNSRGEVIGINTAIRQAPGAGIGFAIPVNTAKEIEAQLLKNGKVSHSYLGVQLLSLTPQMARDNNRDPNSTVRLPEVQGVLIMGVQRNAPAAAAGLRRGDVVVAIDGQPVTTADQFQRRVEASQVGQSLNLSLIRDGNRQQIAVRTGELQQAG, translated from the coding sequence ATGCGTCATCATCGTCGTTCGGGTCAGCGCCGGTTTTCAGTCCGGACTGTTTTAAGTCATACCTTGGCTATTAGCTTGGGCGTATTAGTGACTTTGGGCGGATTGCAAGCGCGCCCTTCTTTGGCTCAGGCTGCTCCCGTCGAAGTCGCGCAGGCTAACCCCACAGCTGACACCCCACCGAGCAGTGGCACCAATAGTTTTGTGGCGGCAGCTGTCCGTCAGATTGGCCCTGCTGTCGTCCGGATTGATACCGAGCGGACAGTGACGCGCCGAGCTGCACCGATGTTCGATGACCCTTTCTTCCGTGAGTTCTTTGGGTCTGACTTCTTCGGCAACGTCAACCCGCCGGCTCGCCAAGAAGTTCAGCGCGGCCAAGGTTCCGGCTTTATTGTCGATGGCAATGGCTTGATCATGACCAATGCCCATGTGGTCGCCAACGCAGATCAAGTACGAGTGACGATGCGGGATGGTCGGGAGTTTACGGGACGGGTACGGGGTGCAGACTCCGTCACCGACTTGGCCTTGGTGGAAGTCGACACCAAAGGCGAACGGCTGCCCACCGCTCGGATCGGGAATTCCAGCAGTGTGGAAGTAGGAGACTGGGCGATCGCGATCGGTAATCCGCTTGGTCTCGACAACACCGTGACCCTCGGCATTGTTAGCAGCTTGGGTCGCCGGAGTAGCGCGGTTGGTATCCCCGACAAACGGCTCGACTTTATCCAAACGGATGCGGCAATCAACCCCGGCAATTCCGGTGGCCCATTGGTTAATAGCCGGGGCGAAGTCATTGGGATCAACACCGCCATTCGCCAAGCACCGGGCGCAGGCATTGGCTTTGCAATTCCGGTCAATACGGCTAAAGAGATCGAGGCGCAGCTACTGAAAAACGGCAAAGTCTCACACTCCTACCTTGGTGTTCAACTGCTATCGCTGACGCCGCAAATGGCACGGGATAATAACCGCGACCCCAACTCGACAGTGCGTCTGCCGGAAGTACAAGGCGTCTTGATCATGGGAGTGCAGCGCAATGCACCAGCGGCAGCCGCGGGACTACGGCGCGGTGATGTCGTGGTAGCGATTGATGGCCAACCAGTCACCACTGCTGATCAGTTCCAGCGTCGTGTTGAAGCCAGCCAAGTCGGTCAGTCACTCAATCTGAGTTTGATTCGCGACGGCAACCGCCAACAGATTGCTGTGCGGACTGGCGAACTGCAGCAAGCCGGTTAA
- a CDS encoding metallophosphoesterase, with protein MAISIAQITDLHLLADPEAALRDCVTTARAAGVFGALKERSPDLLLLSGDLSEDGSPASYERLRDWVEELGCLAIAIAGNHDQPQCLAEICGRTPFINESVYTVRGWRIIALDSYQPKRVDGWLGAEQLDWLDRRLGEESIPTLLVLHHPPVPTGVAKMDAIGLQDGPEFLNLIARHRQVRLVLSGHAHQAFIQSRGSTTFLGCPATAMQFDQAELPAGWRSLELEADGSWRSQIHWVPASSALALNQ; from the coding sequence ATGGCTATCTCGATCGCACAAATCACCGACCTGCATCTGTTGGCTGATCCTGAGGCTGCCCTGCGAGATTGCGTGACCACAGCCAGAGCGGCAGGGGTTTTTGGTGCTTTGAAAGAGCGATCGCCCGACCTTTTATTACTGAGTGGCGACTTAAGCGAAGATGGCAGCCCCGCTAGCTATGAGCGGTTACGGGATTGGGTTGAAGAACTGGGTTGTCTGGCCATAGCGATCGCGGGCAATCATGACCAGCCTCAATGCTTAGCTGAAATTTGTGGGCGAACGCCTTTTATCAATGAGTCTGTCTATACCGTCCGAGGCTGGCGAATCATCGCGCTGGACTCATACCAGCCCAAACGAGTTGATGGGTGGTTAGGTGCAGAGCAGCTTGATTGGTTAGATCGGCGCTTAGGAGAAGAGTCAATACCGACCTTGCTAGTACTGCATCATCCGCCAGTCCCAACTGGTGTCGCCAAAATGGATGCGATCGGACTGCAAGATGGACCAGAGTTCCTCAATCTGATTGCTCGCCATAGGCAAGTACGCCTCGTCCTATCCGGGCATGCTCACCAAGCCTTTATCCAGAGCCGTGGTTCCACGACATTTTTGGGTTGCCCAGCCACTGCTATGCAATTTGATCAGGCAGAATTGCCGGCTGGCTGGCGATCGCTGGAACTCGAGGCTGATGGATCTTGGCGATCGCAGATTCACTGGGTTCCGGCGTCATCGGCTCTTGCTCTTAACCAATAG